A genomic region of Alicyclobacillus sp. SO9 contains the following coding sequences:
- the crcB gene encoding fluoride efflux transporter CrcB encodes MAFLLVGLGGSIGALLRYQISRWIDMRGFWLSFPTATLIVNITGAFLLGWLTNSIAGLFPSLGSAPMLFLGTGVCGAYTTFSTFTYEALMLFQEGRVLAGITYMSLSFLLGTAAAAVGLFGFK; translated from the coding sequence ATGGCGTTTTTGCTGGTGGGCCTGGGTGGTTCCATAGGTGCACTGTTGCGCTACCAGATTTCCAGATGGATTGACATGCGGGGTTTTTGGCTTTCATTTCCCACGGCCACTTTGATTGTCAACATTACAGGGGCGTTTTTACTTGGCTGGTTGACAAATTCTATAGCAGGATTGTTTCCAAGTCTGGGATCGGCGCCAATGCTCTTTTTGGGTACGGGCGTATGCGGTGCGTACACCACCTTCTCGACGTTCACTTATGAAGCACTCATGTTGTTTCAGGAAGGACGGGTGCTCGCAGGAATCACCTATATGTCCTTATCCTTCTTACTCGGAACGGCAGCAGCGGCAGTGGGACTCTTTGGATTCAAGTAA
- the crcB gene encoding fluoride efflux transporter CrcB produces MPYLAVAVGGFIGAILRYGIGEWIGTVQGFPIATLLINVFGCFALAWFYTITLERYFIHPHIRLGAGTGLVGAFTTFSTFSVETWALIQGGLYDLAAIYIVASFVLGLTFAYFGYGLARRQARLRFVGNPEREG; encoded by the coding sequence ATGCCTTATCTTGCAGTTGCCGTCGGCGGGTTTATCGGTGCCATCCTTCGCTATGGTATTGGGGAGTGGATTGGTACTGTACAGGGATTTCCCATTGCAACCTTACTAATCAACGTTTTCGGGTGCTTTGCTCTGGCCTGGTTTTACACGATTACACTGGAACGCTATTTCATCCATCCGCACATTCGGCTGGGAGCAGGTACTGGACTCGTCGGTGCCTTTACCACCTTTTCTACCTTTTCCGTTGAAACCTGGGCATTGATACAAGGCGGGCTCTATGACCTCGCAGCAATTTACATCGTTGCCAGTTTTGTGCTCGGGCTGACTTTTGCCTATTTCGGATACGGTTTGGCCCGGCGTCAGGCACGCCTGCGCTTTGTCGGCAACCCGGAACGGGAGGGCTGA
- a CDS encoding AI-2E family transporter, which yields MELFSHRYFRVLISVLVTLVCLYLVGLLRGFFSDIWAVLQVLVIPFVGALVVAYILRPVVELLVKRKVPRSVAILLIYFSFALFFVVVVMNLIPLLSRQVTELINRAPVFVHQADKWIDNLTAQKQYLPDSLRQGVEGAINQVETSITKQTGQILQMITSTVNAIFIAFVIPFLVFYMLKDARALGRVVVHLAPKHYQDDVKRVLIGIDEMLGRYVRGQLLIMLIVGILTYAGLLVIRMPYAITLASFMGIADLIPYIGSFIGAVPAVILALFISPQMAIKVLIVNIIVQQLEGNLVSPQIMGRTMDMHPMLIVAALLVAGNLGGVLGLIVAIPIVAVVKVVIRQVKEIREERLHIE from the coding sequence ATGGAACTGTTCTCGCACCGTTACTTTCGCGTTCTCATTTCGGTGCTGGTGACGTTAGTCTGCCTGTATCTGGTGGGCCTGCTCCGCGGCTTTTTTTCGGATATCTGGGCGGTTTTGCAAGTGCTGGTCATTCCCTTTGTCGGAGCACTTGTTGTCGCTTATATTCTGCGCCCTGTGGTTGAGCTTTTGGTGAAACGAAAGGTTCCTCGCAGTGTGGCTATCCTTCTCATTTATTTCTCTTTCGCGTTATTCTTTGTCGTTGTCGTCATGAACTTGATCCCGTTGTTAAGCCGCCAGGTTACAGAACTGATAAACCGCGCACCTGTCTTCGTGCATCAGGCAGACAAATGGATTGACAATTTGACAGCGCAAAAGCAGTACCTTCCTGATTCTCTGCGGCAGGGTGTAGAAGGCGCAATCAATCAAGTTGAGACCAGCATCACGAAACAGACCGGGCAAATTCTGCAAATGATTACAAGCACCGTCAACGCGATTTTCATTGCGTTCGTCATTCCTTTCCTCGTGTTCTACATGCTGAAGGATGCTCGAGCACTAGGGAGAGTCGTAGTTCATTTAGCGCCAAAGCACTACCAGGATGACGTGAAGCGGGTGCTCATCGGCATTGATGAAATGTTGGGCCGATATGTTAGAGGTCAACTTTTAATTATGTTGATAGTCGGAATTTTGACCTATGCAGGATTGCTGGTGATTCGAATGCCATACGCCATTACACTAGCTTCCTTCATGGGTATCGCTGACTTGATTCCATATATAGGGTCTTTTATTGGGGCGGTTCCCGCCGTTATTCTCGCGCTTTTTATCAGCCCGCAAATGGCCATTAAGGTGCTGATTGTCAATATCATTGTGCAACAATTGGAGGGAAATCTCGTGTCACCGCAGATTATGGGGCGCACTATGGATATGCATCCCATGCTGATTGTGGCCGCTCTTCTGGTTGCTGGAAACCTTGGCGGGGTACTCGGATTGATTGTTGCAATTCCGATTGTCGCTGTGGTGAAAGTTGTGATTCGTCAGGTTAAGGAGATTCGGGAAGAGCGCTTGCACATCGAATAA
- a CDS encoding replication-associated recombination protein A: MDLFSYQAQREAEETAPLAYRMRPQSLDELVGQEDVVGPGTMLRRVIETDRLVSLIFWGPPGTGKTSLAKVIANLTKARFEVINAVTSGVADIRKAVEESREAQAMYSRKTIVFIDEIHRFNKMQQDALLPHVEAGLITLIGATTENPYTSVNNALLSRSHIFRLRHISVDGIRSLLHRALADEERGLGKLHVRLSEEAENWLIQMSGGDARRSLNALEMVALSAPVGADGGVDVSLEQVQSILQQKQVLYDKSGDEHYDTISAFIKSVRGSNPDAAMFWLAKMIAGGEDPKFIARRLIILASEDIGMADPQGLSIAVAAYHAIEAIGMPEGRIPLAEATAYLASTAKSNRAYTAINKALEDVESGVSLSVPLHLRGTGYSGAARLGHGEGYLYPHDYPGHYVEQSYWPQDLEPRHYYTEESKDKGESQG; this comes from the coding sequence ATGGACTTGTTCAGCTATCAAGCGCAAAGAGAAGCAGAAGAGACGGCTCCGCTGGCATATCGAATGCGACCGCAGTCGCTGGATGAGTTGGTAGGTCAGGAGGATGTCGTTGGACCCGGAACCATGTTGCGGCGTGTGATAGAAACTGACAGGCTCGTGTCGTTGATTTTTTGGGGACCCCCAGGTACCGGAAAGACTTCTCTGGCAAAGGTCATTGCCAATCTGACCAAAGCCCGCTTTGAAGTCATCAATGCGGTGACCTCCGGGGTCGCTGATATTCGCAAGGCCGTAGAAGAATCTAGGGAAGCACAGGCTATGTATAGTCGTAAAACCATTGTGTTCATCGACGAGATCCACCGCTTTAATAAAATGCAGCAGGATGCCCTTTTGCCTCACGTCGAAGCGGGCCTGATAACCCTGATTGGGGCAACGACAGAAAATCCATATACGTCGGTTAATAACGCGCTTTTATCGAGATCGCATATTTTTCGGCTTCGTCACATTAGCGTTGACGGCATTCGCAGCCTCCTGCACCGGGCTTTGGCAGATGAGGAACGCGGTCTCGGAAAGCTGCACGTTCGTCTAAGTGAGGAAGCCGAAAACTGGCTCATTCAAATGAGCGGCGGTGACGCGCGGAGGTCGCTCAATGCTCTGGAAATGGTAGCATTGTCAGCGCCCGTTGGAGCGGACGGCGGCGTGGATGTGTCTCTGGAACAGGTTCAGTCCATTTTGCAGCAAAAGCAAGTGTTGTATGACAAATCAGGCGATGAACACTACGATACAATTTCAGCGTTCATTAAATCTGTTCGAGGATCCAATCCCGATGCGGCAATGTTTTGGCTTGCCAAAATGATAGCGGGTGGAGAGGACCCGAAATTCATTGCACGAAGGTTGATTATCCTTGCCAGTGAGGATATTGGTATGGCCGATCCGCAAGGACTGTCCATTGCTGTGGCCGCCTATCACGCAATTGAGGCAATTGGGATGCCGGAAGGACGCATCCCGTTGGCAGAGGCGACGGCCTATTTAGCGTCGACTGCAAAGTCCAATCGGGCGTATACTGCTATTAACAAAGCCCTTGAAGATGTTGAATCCGGTGTTTCCTTATCCGTTCCGCTGCACTTACGAGGCACAGGATACAGCGGCGCTGCTCGGTTAGGGCATGGCGAGGGCTACTTGTATCCTCACGATTACCCAGGGCACTATGTAGAGCAGAGCTATTGGCCTCAGGACCTTGAACCGCGTCATTATTACACAGAGGAATCCAAGGATAAAGGGGAGTCACAGGGATGA
- a CDS encoding cysteine desulfurase family protein: MKAIYLDNAATTEMYPSVVQVMRRHLEGEYGNPSSLHSRGRGAKAAVESARGHFANLIGAERSQIVFTSSGTESVQQVLLGAFLANPKKRHMVTTAIEHHAVLQTCELLEELGVEVTYIPVGNDCSVNARAVLEAVRTDTLLVSVMAVNNETGAVQPIVELAQQIKTEHPEVLFHSDMVQALPVQEVNVAEIHMDFASFSSHKIHGPKGVGALYIRNDRTFKPIARGGNQERRRRGGTENVPGIAGFGEAARQLKAGRQREFQQMEQANLAFWDAIRKIPGVYRNSPESGAKSILNVGFRGVANDVLLMRLDLEGVEASAGSACTAGSLQPSHVLKACGFSEDVLRESVRFSFSGMTTTDEAREAAQVVQSVVDQLV, translated from the coding sequence ATGAAAGCCATCTATTTAGACAACGCAGCCACGACGGAGATGTATCCTTCTGTGGTACAGGTGATGCGACGGCACTTGGAGGGTGAGTATGGCAATCCGTCCAGTCTGCACAGCCGCGGCCGGGGGGCAAAGGCAGCTGTTGAATCGGCTCGCGGACACTTCGCTAACCTGATTGGGGCCGAACGCAGCCAAATTGTGTTTACCAGCAGCGGTACGGAATCGGTGCAGCAGGTCTTGCTCGGCGCCTTTCTGGCAAATCCGAAAAAACGCCACATGGTTACCACAGCCATAGAGCATCATGCTGTGCTGCAGACCTGTGAACTGCTTGAGGAACTTGGCGTCGAGGTCACCTACATCCCCGTCGGGAACGATTGCAGCGTGAACGCGAGGGCAGTGCTGGAGGCCGTTCGAACAGACACCCTGCTCGTTTCGGTTATGGCAGTCAATAATGAGACTGGCGCTGTCCAACCCATCGTTGAGTTGGCTCAGCAGATTAAGACGGAGCATCCTGAGGTACTGTTCCACTCAGATATGGTACAAGCACTTCCAGTTCAGGAAGTGAACGTCGCAGAGATACATATGGACTTTGCCTCCTTTTCTTCTCATAAGATTCATGGTCCAAAGGGTGTGGGAGCCTTGTACATCCGAAATGACAGGACTTTTAAACCGATTGCTCGCGGTGGAAATCAGGAACGGAGAAGGCGCGGAGGTACGGAGAATGTCCCTGGAATTGCAGGCTTTGGCGAAGCGGCGCGTCAATTAAAAGCAGGTCGACAACGCGAGTTTCAGCAGATGGAGCAGGCCAATCTGGCTTTTTGGGACGCAATTCGTAAAATACCAGGTGTGTACCGGAACAGTCCGGAAAGCGGGGCCAAGTCAATTCTGAATGTGGGCTTTCGCGGCGTGGCAAACGATGTACTGCTGATGAGGCTTGATTTGGAAGGTGTTGAGGCATCAGCGGGATCGGCCTGTACAGCCGGAAGTTTACAGCCAAGTCACGTTCTTAAAGCATGCGGCTTTTCAGAGGACGTTCTGCGTGAATCGGTGCGCTTTAGTTTTTCCGGCATGACTACGACAGACGAAGCAAGGGAAGCAGCACAGGTGGTCCAATCAGTCGTAGACCAACTGGTTTGA
- the ltaE gene encoding low-specificity L-threonine aldolase, protein MDKLIDLRSDTVTQPTQAMREAMASAQVGDDVYGEDPTVLQLEETAADLLGKEAALFVTSGTQGNQVAIASHVKTGEEVIAEAESHVFMYEAAAVSVFTGAQIRQVAGHRGSMSAAAVEAAIRDDTDIHQPRTALITVEDTHNRAGGAVLPIRDLQDLRKVADSYGIPVHMDGARLFNAAVALDMPPREIAAYADTVQICLSKGLCAPIGSLVLGSREFIESCRKWRKRLGGGLRQAGVIAAPGLIALEEMRSRLKDDHDNAKKLANGLAEIEGIAVNPDKVDTNIVIVELEQSVDTTAFVSALKRHGVLANGFGAKRVRFVTHHDVSTVDIAAAKQVVQRVMTEER, encoded by the coding sequence GTGGATAAACTGATTGATTTACGCAGTGATACGGTGACTCAACCGACTCAAGCCATGCGTGAAGCGATGGCTAGCGCACAAGTCGGCGATGATGTCTACGGTGAAGACCCGACTGTTCTCCAGCTGGAGGAGACAGCTGCAGACCTGCTGGGAAAAGAGGCCGCTTTGTTCGTGACAAGCGGTACCCAGGGAAATCAAGTAGCTATAGCAAGTCATGTGAAAACCGGAGAAGAAGTCATTGCCGAGGCTGAATCCCATGTGTTTATGTATGAGGCTGCAGCGGTGTCCGTTTTTACTGGCGCACAAATCAGACAAGTAGCAGGTCATCGAGGAAGTATGAGTGCGGCAGCCGTTGAAGCTGCCATTCGAGATGACACAGATATCCATCAACCGCGTACTGCGCTGATTACTGTTGAAGATACACACAACCGTGCAGGGGGGGCTGTACTGCCAATCAGGGACTTACAGGACTTGCGAAAAGTGGCAGACAGTTATGGAATTCCTGTACATATGGATGGTGCCCGCCTGTTTAATGCGGCCGTTGCACTCGATATGCCTCCAAGAGAGATTGCTGCCTATGCGGATACGGTTCAAATTTGTCTCTCAAAAGGCTTGTGTGCACCAATTGGCTCATTGGTTCTCGGTTCCCGCGAATTTATAGAAAGTTGCAGAAAATGGAGGAAGAGACTTGGTGGCGGATTGCGTCAGGCAGGTGTCATTGCCGCGCCAGGACTCATTGCATTAGAAGAAATGCGCAGCAGACTGAAGGATGACCACGACAATGCCAAGAAACTTGCAAACGGTTTGGCGGAGATTGAGGGAATTGCTGTAAACCCTGATAAAGTGGATACGAATATTGTGATTGTTGAATTGGAGCAGAGCGTGGACACAACTGCATTTGTTTCTGCCTTGAAGCGTCACGGCGTTCTGGCCAACGGATTTGGTGCCAAGCGCGTGCGCTTTGTAACGCATCATGACGTGTCTACAGTTGATATTGCCGCCGCTAAACAGGTTGTTCAGAGAGTGATGACAGAGGAGAGATAA
- the selA gene encoding L-seryl-tRNA(Sec) selenium transferase has protein sequence MDRTSDNGTLDKQSALRSLPAVHKLISSHLAAHLIEMYSKKWVTEAVEEVLSSLRQMWAGDSKPDEAWWKDRISETGIMASVHNLLKKRTRPVLREVLNLTGVVIHTNLGRAPLSERALNAVSSVARGYSNLEYDLQKGQRGSRHDLVEQRLCQLTGAQAAMVVNNNAAAVFLVLRELAQGGEAVVSRGELVEIGGSFRIPAIMEESGVGLVEVGTTNKTHLADYRRAITENTKMLLRVHTSNFRIVGFTERPALAELAETAKEHGVYLYEDLGSGALIDFRSYGIGDEETVMQSLRAGVDVVSFSGDKLLGGAQAGIIAGKKDIIGRLKKNQLARMLRVDKMTLAALEATLIDSANPDCAPRTIPVPRMLTETATAVRERAEVLVKFLHEELAGREEALGLQPEEAFGLQLIEDTGRVGGGALPLEELPSTALELKVKGVSSQALFDGLRQLGDPPVIGRLVEDRVRLNVRTLLPGEEEICAHSVAHVVRQLLHSHA, from the coding sequence TTGGATAGGACTTCAGACAACGGCACTTTGGACAAACAATCTGCACTTCGCAGTTTGCCCGCTGTACATAAACTCATTTCCTCTCACTTGGCAGCCCATCTCATTGAGATGTACTCAAAAAAATGGGTGACAGAAGCGGTTGAAGAGGTTCTGTCATCTTTGCGTCAGATGTGGGCGGGTGATAGCAAACCTGACGAAGCGTGGTGGAAGGACAGGATTTCAGAGACAGGCATAATGGCGTCGGTTCACAATCTCCTAAAGAAACGGACCCGTCCGGTTTTACGTGAAGTGCTTAATTTAACCGGAGTGGTCATCCACACCAATTTAGGTCGTGCACCGCTGTCAGAGCGGGCTCTCAATGCGGTATCGTCTGTGGCCAGAGGATACAGTAACTTGGAATACGACTTGCAAAAGGGCCAGAGAGGCTCACGTCATGATTTGGTCGAGCAACGGCTGTGTCAACTGACAGGTGCACAGGCAGCCATGGTAGTGAACAACAACGCAGCAGCAGTATTTTTGGTACTAAGAGAATTGGCACAGGGCGGCGAAGCAGTTGTGTCCCGAGGTGAACTCGTTGAAATTGGCGGTTCATTTCGAATTCCCGCCATCATGGAAGAGAGCGGGGTTGGACTAGTTGAGGTCGGGACTACCAACAAGACACACTTGGCCGACTATCGCAGAGCCATCACCGAAAACACCAAAATGCTGCTTCGGGTGCACACCAGCAACTTCCGGATTGTCGGGTTCACGGAGCGTCCTGCCTTAGCTGAGCTAGCCGAAACGGCAAAAGAGCACGGCGTGTATCTATATGAAGACCTGGGCAGCGGTGCACTGATAGATTTTCGCAGCTACGGCATTGGCGACGAAGAAACCGTCATGCAGAGTCTGCGGGCCGGAGTTGACGTGGTGTCCTTCAGCGGTGACAAGCTCTTGGGAGGAGCTCAGGCTGGCATCATAGCAGGTAAAAAGGACATTATTGGGCGACTGAAGAAAAATCAGTTAGCTCGAATGCTAAGAGTGGACAAGATGACCTTGGCTGCTTTGGAGGCTACATTGATTGATTCGGCTAATCCCGATTGCGCCCCTCGGACCATTCCCGTTCCGCGCATGTTGACGGAAACTGCAACTGCGGTGCGGGAGCGAGCCGAGGTACTGGTGAAATTCCTTCATGAAGAATTGGCTGGCAGGGAAGAAGCGCTTGGGCTCCAACCAGAAGAAGCGTTTGGGCTCCAACTCATAGAGGACACCGGTCGGGTGGGTGGAGGAGCGCTTCCGCTGGAAGAGTTACCTTCAACCGCTTTGGAATTGAAAGTAAAAGGAGTGTCCTCGCAGGCTCTATTTGATGGTTTACGGCAGCTAGGAGACCCGCCCGTCATAGGGAGATTGGTTGAAGACAGAGTCAGACTGAATGTCCGCACTTTGTTGCCTGGAGAGGAAGAAATTTGTGCGCATTCCGTAGCACATGTTGTTCGGCAATTATTGCATTCGCACGCATGA
- the aspS gene encoding aspartate--tRNA ligase, translating into MNQANDKSKFVRSHLAVETVNVPSGTEVVLNGWVQRRRDLGSIVFIDLRDRSGIVQLVFDTSKGTPADALSTANQLRSEFVVAVRGILVERDENAVNAKIATGHIEVTVMDVTVLNKSKTPPFYIQDGIDADESVRLRHRYLDLRRPEMQKMLRLRHQVIRAMRLYLDDESFVEVETPVLTKSTPEGARDYLVPSRLQPGEFYALPQSPQLFKQLLMVSGLERYYQVARCFRDEDLRADRQPEFTQVDIEQSFIPLHEFQAMMEGMMKEVFAKVLKKDIPVPFARLSYEDAMDRYGSDKPDLRFGMEIQDISHLVQDTDFKVFTSALEDGGVVRALVAPSCAGYSRKQTDALTDFVKQYGLKGLATIAVQDGQIKSSIQKFFSEEQLQQIATALGADKGDLILIAAASKKTVRQGLGALRQKLGQDLELTDPNEFRFLWVTDFPLVSYDEDLGRYVAEHHPFTMPREEDLHLLDTDPGSVRAAAYDMVLNGYEIGGGSMRIYRRDIQERMFSALGFTKEEAYEQFGFLLNAFEYGTPPHGGIALGIDRIVMLMGGRNSIRDSIAFPKTSRGSDLMIHAPAPVSSEQLHTLSLEIEKSEAQQVNG; encoded by the coding sequence ATGAATCAGGCAAATGATAAAAGCAAGTTTGTCAGGTCACACTTGGCCGTGGAAACAGTAAATGTGCCTTCAGGGACGGAGGTTGTTTTGAACGGCTGGGTACAGCGTCGCCGGGATTTGGGAAGTATCGTTTTCATTGACCTTCGCGATAGGTCTGGAATTGTCCAACTGGTATTTGACACCAGCAAGGGGACACCGGCAGATGCCTTGTCTACAGCCAATCAGTTGCGCAGCGAGTTCGTGGTCGCCGTGCGCGGAATCCTTGTAGAGCGAGACGAAAATGCAGTCAATGCCAAGATTGCGACAGGGCATATTGAAGTTACTGTAATGGATGTAACCGTGCTGAATAAGTCAAAAACACCGCCGTTTTACATTCAGGACGGTATCGATGCAGACGAGTCAGTGCGCTTGCGACACCGCTATCTGGACTTGCGTCGGCCGGAAATGCAGAAAATGCTCCGATTGCGGCACCAGGTGATCCGGGCGATGCGGCTGTATCTGGATGATGAATCGTTCGTTGAAGTGGAGACACCGGTGCTCACTAAGAGCACTCCTGAGGGCGCCAGGGACTATTTGGTCCCGTCAAGGCTTCAGCCGGGTGAGTTTTACGCGTTGCCCCAAAGTCCCCAACTCTTCAAGCAACTTCTGATGGTTTCCGGACTTGAGCGATATTATCAAGTGGCGCGATGCTTTCGGGATGAAGACCTGCGGGCGGACAGACAGCCTGAGTTTACACAGGTTGACATCGAGCAATCGTTTATTCCGCTGCATGAATTTCAGGCCATGATGGAAGGCATGATGAAGGAAGTCTTCGCAAAGGTGCTGAAGAAAGACATTCCAGTCCCGTTCGCGCGCCTGTCTTATGAAGATGCTATGGACAGGTATGGGTCAGATAAACCGGACTTACGGTTTGGCATGGAGATTCAGGACATTAGCCACCTTGTTCAAGACACAGACTTTAAAGTATTTACGTCTGCTTTGGAGGATGGAGGTGTCGTAAGGGCTCTGGTGGCACCGTCATGTGCCGGGTATTCGCGCAAACAGACGGACGCCTTGACAGATTTCGTCAAGCAATATGGATTAAAAGGGTTGGCAACCATTGCTGTGCAGGATGGCCAGATTAAATCGTCCATTCAAAAGTTCTTCAGCGAAGAGCAGTTGCAGCAGATTGCAACTGCTCTCGGAGCAGACAAAGGTGACCTAATTCTCATTGCTGCAGCCAGCAAAAAGACGGTCAGGCAGGGCCTGGGAGCGCTGCGACAAAAGCTTGGGCAAGACCTTGAACTGACCGACCCCAATGAGTTTCGTTTTTTGTGGGTCACAGATTTCCCTCTGGTCAGTTACGACGAGGATTTGGGACGTTACGTTGCAGAGCATCATCCATTCACCATGCCGCGTGAAGAGGATTTACATCTGCTCGACACGGACCCGGGGAGTGTTCGAGCGGCTGCATACGACATGGTGCTGAACGGATACGAGATTGGCGGCGGCAGCATGCGTATCTACCGCCGTGACATTCAGGAACGGATGTTCTCGGCTTTGGGTTTCACGAAGGAAGAAGCGTATGAGCAGTTCGGTTTTTTGCTCAACGCATTTGAGTATGGGACGCCTCCACATGGCGGGATTGCCCTTGGTATCGACAGGATTGTGATGTTGATGGGCGGGCGCAATTCCATCCGGGACTCTATTGCTTTTCCCAAGACGTCCCGCGGCAGTGACTTGATGATTCATGCACCGGCTCCAGTCAGCTCAGAGCAGTTGCATACGTTGAGTCTTGAAATCGAGAAAAGTGAAGCCCAGCAGGTGAACGGTTAG
- a CDS encoding Rrf2 family transcriptional regulator: protein MKISTKGRYGLMLMVDLAMNEGTSPVSLKSIAERQHLSEHYLEQLIAPLRNAGFVRSIRGAYGGYVLAKSQQEITVADLILTLEGPLTLVDEDVEDGLDELWRRLRKSLLNVMESITLEDLVGMKQEYDGAFMYYI, encoded by the coding sequence ATGAAGATTTCGACCAAAGGCCGCTATGGACTTATGCTAATGGTGGATCTGGCCATGAATGAAGGGACCTCTCCTGTCAGCTTGAAATCAATCGCGGAACGCCAACACTTGTCTGAACACTACCTTGAACAACTCATTGCTCCTTTGCGCAATGCGGGGTTTGTGCGCAGCATTCGCGGGGCTTACGGAGGCTACGTATTAGCGAAGAGCCAGCAGGAAATTACCGTGGCAGACCTGATTCTTACACTGGAAGGTCCCCTGACTTTGGTAGACGAAGATGTAGAAGACGGACTAGATGAGTTATGGAGACGTTTACGAAAGTCCCTGCTGAATGTGATGGAATCCATCACACTTGAGGACTTGGTTGGTATGAAGCAAGAATATGACGGTGCTTTTATGTATTATATCTAG
- the hisS gene encoding histidine--tRNA ligase translates to MLTQRPRGTADLLPEQSKSWQLLEKIASQVFQTYNYAEVRTPIFEHTELFQRGVGETTDIVEKEMYTFTDRGGRSVTLRPEGTAGVVRAYVENKLYGQPGISKLYYIGPMFRYEKPQKGRLRQLHQYGCEVFGTDSPALDAEVIALNMDILTRAGASDLTVELNSVGCPICRPKHKEAMIAALTPYREELCKDCQDRLERNPLRIFDCKNKSCHMVLEKAGAPTILDSLCDDCAEHFDDVKRHLDVLLVPYKINEMLVRGLDYYTRTAWEVTAQDFGTVSGGGRYNSLVADVGGPETPGIGFAGGVERAILLLEEQGKRSEDKAGMDVYVALADETAESYATKLVQSLRERGIQSDRDYLKRSLKAQFKAADRARAKFVAVAGEDEVNAGTVTLKNLASGEQETVPVEQMMEIVTAQMTEPRGQKGV, encoded by the coding sequence ATGTTGACTCAAAGACCGCGCGGCACAGCTGATTTGTTGCCGGAGCAGTCAAAATCCTGGCAGCTACTCGAGAAGATTGCAAGCCAGGTATTCCAGACGTACAACTATGCCGAAGTTCGTACGCCCATTTTCGAGCACACCGAGTTGTTTCAGCGCGGTGTAGGAGAGACCACGGATATTGTCGAGAAGGAAATGTACACCTTCACGGACCGAGGCGGACGCAGTGTTACCCTTCGGCCTGAGGGGACAGCCGGAGTGGTACGGGCGTACGTGGAAAATAAGCTGTACGGTCAGCCTGGTATTTCTAAACTGTATTACATTGGTCCCATGTTTCGCTACGAAAAGCCGCAAAAGGGACGGTTGCGGCAGTTGCACCAGTACGGATGTGAGGTGTTCGGAACGGACAGCCCTGCGTTGGATGCGGAAGTCATTGCTCTAAACATGGATATTTTGACTCGCGCAGGTGCTTCCGATTTAACGGTTGAGTTAAACAGCGTGGGGTGCCCAATCTGTCGTCCAAAGCACAAGGAAGCGATGATCGCTGCCCTCACGCCATACCGCGAGGAGCTGTGTAAGGACTGTCAGGACAGGCTGGAACGCAATCCCCTGCGGATCTTCGACTGCAAAAATAAAAGCTGTCACATGGTTCTTGAAAAAGCGGGAGCACCAACCATTCTTGACTCCCTTTGCGATGACTGTGCTGAACACTTTGATGATGTAAAACGCCATCTGGATGTGCTTCTCGTACCCTACAAGATTAATGAAATGCTTGTTCGTGGACTTGACTACTACACCAGGACTGCCTGGGAAGTCACTGCACAAGACTTCGGCACCGTGTCTGGCGGCGGGCGGTATAACTCACTAGTAGCAGACGTAGGCGGACCAGAGACGCCGGGGATTGGCTTTGCTGGAGGCGTGGAGCGAGCCATTTTGCTGCTTGAAGAACAAGGGAAGCGGTCAGAAGATAAAGCAGGTATGGATGTTTACGTCGCGCTCGCTGACGAGACCGCTGAGTCCTATGCAACAAAGTTGGTGCAGTCGCTTCGGGAGCGTGGAATTCAGTCTGACCGAGACTATTTGAAACGCAGCCTGAAGGCGCAGTTTAAGGCAGCCGATAGGGCACGGGCAAAGTTTGTGGCTGTAGCGGGGGAAGACGAAGTGAATGCCGGCACGGTGACGCTGAAGAATTTGGCATCAGGAGAGCAAGAGACAGTTCCGGTAGAACAGATGATGGAAATTGTGACTGCACAGATGACTGAGCCTCGCGGCCAGAAAGGGGTTTAA